A genomic region of Pelodiscus sinensis isolate JC-2024 chromosome 1, ASM4963464v1, whole genome shotgun sequence contains the following coding sequences:
- the CREBL2 gene encoding cAMP-responsive element-binding protein-like 2 isoform X4 has product MDDSKVVGGKVKKPGKRGRKPAKIDLKAKLERSRQSARECRARKKLRYQYLEELVSSRERAICALREELEMYKQWCMAMDQGKIPSEIKALLTGEEQSKAQQNSTKLAKSGKTETHSNNP; this is encoded by the exons ATGGATGACAGCAAG GTGGTTGGAGGCAAAGTAAAGAAACCAGGCAAACGAGGTCGTAAACCAGCCAAAATAGATTTGAAGGCAAAACTTGAGAGAAGTCGTCAAAGTGCGAGAGAATGCAGGGCGAGGAAGAAACTGAGATACCAGTATCTGGAAGAGTTGGTTTCAAGCAGAGAGAGAGCAATCTGTGCACTTAGAGAAGAGCTGGAAATG TACAAGCAGTGGTGCATGGCAATGGACCAAGGGAAAATCCCCTCTGAAATAAAAGCCCTGCTAACTGGAGAAGAGCAAAGCAAAGCACAGCAGAACTCAACCAAACTTGCCAAGTCTGGGAAGACAGAAACCCACAGTAACAATCCCT AA
- the CREBL2 gene encoding cAMP-responsive element-binding protein-like 2 isoform X1, with the protein MDDSKVVGGKVKKPGKRGRKPAKIDLKAKLERSRQSARECRARKKLRYQYLEELVSSRERAICALREELEMYKQWCMAMDQGKIPSEIKALLTGEEQSKAQQNSTKLAKSGKTETHSNNPCEYHACDNKIEAKSFYM; encoded by the exons ATGGATGACAGCAAG GTGGTTGGAGGCAAAGTAAAGAAACCAGGCAAACGAGGTCGTAAACCAGCCAAAATAGATTTGAAGGCAAAACTTGAGAGAAGTCGTCAAAGTGCGAGAGAATGCAGGGCGAGGAAGAAACTGAGATACCAGTATCTGGAAGAGTTGGTTTCAAGCAGAGAGAGAGCAATCTGTGCACTTAGAGAAGAGCTGGAAATG TACAAGCAGTGGTGCATGGCAATGGACCAAGGGAAAATCCCCTCTGAAATAAAAGCCCTGCTAACTGGAGAAGAGCAAAGCAAAGCACAGCAGAACTCAACCAAACTTGCCAAGTCTGGGAAGACAGAAACCCACAGTAACAATCCCTGTGAGTATCATGCCTGTGACAACAAAATAGAAGCCAAGTCTTTCTACATGTAG
- the CREBL2 gene encoding cAMP-responsive element-binding protein-like 2 isoform X3 has protein sequence MDDSKVVGGKVKKPGKRGRKPAKIDLKAKLERSRQSARECRARKKLRYQYLEELVSSRERAICALREELEMYKQWCMAMDQGKIPSEIKALLTGEEQSKAQQNSTKLAKSGKTETHSNNPS, from the exons ATGGATGACAGCAAG GTGGTTGGAGGCAAAGTAAAGAAACCAGGCAAACGAGGTCGTAAACCAGCCAAAATAGATTTGAAGGCAAAACTTGAGAGAAGTCGTCAAAGTGCGAGAGAATGCAGGGCGAGGAAGAAACTGAGATACCAGTATCTGGAAGAGTTGGTTTCAAGCAGAGAGAGAGCAATCTGTGCACTTAGAGAAGAGCTGGAAATG TACAAGCAGTGGTGCATGGCAATGGACCAAGGGAAAATCCCCTCTGAAATAAAAGCCCTGCTAACTGGAGAAGAGCAAAGCAAAGCACAGCAGAACTCAACCAAACTTGCCAAGTCTGGGAAGACAGAAACCCACAGTAACAATCCCT CCTGA
- the CREBL2 gene encoding cAMP-responsive element-binding protein-like 2 isoform X2: MDDSKVVGGKVKKPGKRGRKPAKIDLKAKLERSRQSARECRARKKLRYQYLEELVSSRERAICALREELEMYKQWCMAMDQGKIPSEIKALLTGEEQSKAQQNSTKLAKSGKTETHSNNPW; the protein is encoded by the exons ATGGATGACAGCAAG GTGGTTGGAGGCAAAGTAAAGAAACCAGGCAAACGAGGTCGTAAACCAGCCAAAATAGATTTGAAGGCAAAACTTGAGAGAAGTCGTCAAAGTGCGAGAGAATGCAGGGCGAGGAAGAAACTGAGATACCAGTATCTGGAAGAGTTGGTTTCAAGCAGAGAGAGAGCAATCTGTGCACTTAGAGAAGAGCTGGAAATG TACAAGCAGTGGTGCATGGCAATGGACCAAGGGAAAATCCCCTCTGAAATAAAAGCCCTGCTAACTGGAGAAGAGCAAAGCAAAGCACAGCAGAACTCAACCAAACTTGCCAAGTCTGGGAAGACAGAAACCCACAGTAACAATCCCT